In Physeter macrocephalus isolate SW-GA chromosome 9, ASM283717v5, whole genome shotgun sequence, the DNA window TGTTGTAATTGTCCATTTCGTTTCTAAATGTTAGAGTGGGCTCTTTTCTTTCCATAAActcttttctttgaagaaattatcCTCTTTTTGGCTAAACTATTGAAGTGGGATGTGCTTCCTTTCCTAATCTAAATGACTAAACTCAAGCCAATTAAAGTTTCAGAGTTTCAATGTTACAGGAATCAAGGAGGTTTTAATCCCAGGGAGACAGGGGAAAGACGGTCCCTACACCTGGTTTCAGGTTGATTACAAGCCACAAGGCACTATTTTGGCATAAAAGGTTCTTTTTGTATTAAACACCTTTtcgggaggaggaggtggtggtgttGAAGATTAAATCCTGAGTCAAAATCCCGCCAATTTGCATTGTTCTTTGGGGGACAGGCTTTCAAAAGCCAAGGAACAAAAGAGAATTTGGTTTTCCAATCTCCCTGAGGCGGCAGCGGCTACCAGGAGAAACCAAAGTATAAATTATCAACGAGGAAAGCGTGTGTGGGGTGCGTGTGTATACGTGTGCGTGTGtcgggggtggggaagaggagggtaGGAAAGGGAGCTGGAGCACTTCCTAAGGCTCTGAGGACTTTTTAATGAGGCACCTCGTTACGTAATATTTATAACGAAAGGCACCGCAGCAGCATCAGCGCGCTGGCCCGCATTTTCCGTCCCCGTTTACAACCACCAGCTGGGATACAatggggatgggaggaagggacTAGAAGCGTCCGGCAGGCGGAGAGCGGTCTAAACAGCGGGAAACCAACCACTGGTGCAGAAGCGAGCCCAGAGAATTTCCCCCGGTTCTGGCCCCAGACCACGGACCCCGAGGGGCTGTACTGACACTACGGATCAGCAGGGGAGCCAGCTTAAAAATGCAGCATCTGGGATCCGACCTCTTAAGATTTTTATTCAGTAGGCGGGGAAAAGGAGCTAGGGCTTAGAAACCTGCCTTTTCAGTCGGCTCTCTGGGGATTCTGGGACGGTGACCCGGGAACCTCACACTGAGACCACCACACTGGAACGTGGGCCGAAGGATCCTCAGGCGGGGGTAGAAGTGGGGAAGGCCCGCGCCAGGCGCGGGACCGCGCGCGGTTGCGAGCGCGCCGCTCCCCAGCAACAGCGCATGCGCCGATCGCCTTCCAGCGAAGCCGCGCAGCTTCGCGGGCCCGGATCTTCCAATCGGAGCCCGGCGTTCTCCGAGTGCGTATCCTGGAGCTGCCGGCTGCCGGAGGCGGGAGGAAAGGGGCCGCCCGGGCTCGGGCGGGGCCGCGGCCAGCGAAAGTCTGCGGAGGTCTGCGAGGGAAGTCGAGTCTCCGGAAGTGGCAGTTGTAAACACCGTCTCCCTGGGGCTGGTCTCCCTCTTGTTCCCCCCTGTGCTCTTTattccccctccctgggtcctaGAGTCCGTCGTGTTCCAACAGTTTTTGCTCTGACCCCGCGGTCTGCCTGGGCCTCTTTCTGCTTTTGAGATCCGAAGCTGCCCCAGGGGTCTTGGGTGTGGAGTCTGGATCACGGGAGACCCCTGAGGTAACCACCGGGTGTGGGGTTTTGGAGGAGAAAGATTTGGGCGGGGAGGTGTTGAGAGGAAAGGTATGGGGGCTGCAGTGAGGGTTATGCGGACCCCGAGTTAGTTTGAGGCTGTTCTGTGGCAGTTCGTGTCGTCTGTGGGGACACACCTCCAGCTCCCTGGGCCGGGCCTCTGCGCCCACCTGGAGGAAGATCTTCCTGGAGCATCCTAGCCAAAGACCGCTGCCTCAGTACCCAGAGGACTGGGTAGGGACCAGAGGGCAGGACCCAGAGGGCCTGGACTTGGAGCTTCTTAGGTTTACAACTCCGGACTGCTGGGCTCTTTCCCTCTCAAGAATCAATAAGTCCTTCGAGGACAAGGACCAGGTCTTTTTCAtccctttttaataaaaatgccaGCCACACCCTAGACATTCTATAAATGCTCGGTAAACGAAAGAAAGAGTTTATGCTAGGTTGTCTTCTGTAGCTTCTACGCCAGGACTCTTAGGAGGCAGAAGAGAGGGCTGTGAGTGTTTCCCGGGCTGTGCAATTTCTGCAGAAGTGGAGCCTACTTTtgactgttttttatttattccatgtGATATTTATCCTaggcaaatacatttttttttcgtTTTAAGCAGATCTCCAATGATAACTGCGTAAATTTGCTTGAGAAGCAATTTCATTAGGTGTCCGACTCTTTTGAAGACATTACACATCTTTTTTATAGTTGTTTTCATAATCTTGGTGAAAAGAACCTACCATTTTTTGTCACTTGTTTTATTGAACAGTTAGTGCCTAATAACAAAAGCCTAGAGTCAGAAATGCACTTGGTTTCCCttgaaatgaagaggaaacaaaggCAGTGCAACCTAAAAGGAAAGATGAAGGCAGTAATTTTAGTCTGGAGCTTTCTGTATTAGTCTGGTGGAGgcttttattagctgtgtgacctcaggcaaatcacCGAAGCTCCCGGGGCATTAAGATGCCTTATCTGTCAGATAAAAAGGATGGACTTGGTCTCTAAAGTCCCATTTAATTCTAAAATACTTTGATTGCCTCAGCCCATTTGTCTTGGTCTTGTTTTCATGAAAGAACCAAACAtcttttttaaaggtgaaatgtGTAAGTTTGCTGATAGACACCCACAACACAGTTGTGGTTACTGTTGAAGACAGCACTGTGTTATGAAAGAGGATGGATTTAGGAGTCAGCCAGAATATGAGCTTGAATTCTAACCCTCCCACTGGATATCTTTACACGAGTTActcaacctctccaagcctcagtgttctcatctgtgaaatgtgcATAATAATCTCTAGGGTTATTGGGAAGATTCACTGAGATCAGGTATGCTTAATGTAGTGTCTGGCATGTAGGAAGTGCTCAATAATAGCTTTTATCTTTTCgttctccccccctcccctttcccctgaTCTGTGCAGACACACTGAGAGAGATGAGTACATTCTGGATGACCCACAGGATTCAGATGTGAGGTAGGAATACTTAGTACCAGTGGTGGCTCTGAAATCTAAAGCAGAATTGTCTTACTTACTCTCGGGATGTCCAGACCATTGATCTCTTGGCCTCAGTTGCCCCATTACCTATTTCTAAAAACTTCTTATTGAAGAATGATATACATAACATCCCCTCATCTGTTTCAGTGGGGATGGTGAGAATAGTCCAACTTCACTACCAGGAGAAGATTAAGATATTAATACATTAACATAAAAAGCTGATTTAAACTTTGCTGTTATCCATTACTGCCCAAAGGATGCCCTGGTTTTGGCCCAGCCCTGTGGAAATTCCATCCAGATTCAGAAATCCACTGGAAGTCTGAGTCATTTCTCATTAAGAAGACCCTGACTTGTAGTTAGTTTGGAAGTGTGAAAGAATGATCTGTGTTTAAGATATCTGCAGTATTGAGCAGAGTGCTTCCCTGACAAGCAAGGGAAGCCATGGGGTGAGCCATGTCTTGAAGGTCAATAGCAAGGCACACAGCAGAGCTCTGGAGTCAGGGATTTCTCAGTCTAGGTGTATTGATGGGGCTTTGAATCCTGACTTCGTCACTTACTAGagatgtgactttggacaagtgacTGAATATCTTTAAGCCCCAGTTTCCCCCTggtataaaatgaggatattaatgGTATCTTCCCTTGGGGTTGGTGTAGAGTGAAATGAGATAATCTGTAGAGTCTTGAGCATGATACCTGGAGAAGGGTTGTTTGCCACAGTAGGAATGATGACAGCAGGGAGTGGCTTTGGGGTGTCAATTTGTTCATAGATAAtgatgaatattttcaaatagaaaGATTATTTAAAGAGTTACACAGATATTGAGGCTGAAGAGAAAGGCTAACATTGATTGCGTATcataagaaatttttaattacacataTAGATTAGCCAAATTATTGTTTATCTTAACTTGTAACATTTCATAGGGAAGTTTCAAGTAAAGCTAGGAACATGTATTTATGTGGGGACCCTGCATTTCTTTGGCTtagttaaatgaaaatattccacTGATATTTTCATTACCGTACCTAGCTACTTTAGCTTCCTCATCATTTCCTCTTTCCATTCTGGtgaaagaaaagggagattttGCTACATCTCTGCTATATTCAATAGCATAGAAGTCCCATCATAGTTTAAATTCAACCATAGACCTACATTTGGCCCTTTGTTGATTTAGTTTTCCTAAAATACAGGTAGGACCTTGAGCCCTGGTGTCATCAAGAGCTGATATCAGcgagaggaagaaaataagaatttgcCCAAGGAGACTATAGACAGGATATATTTTTTATGATGATGAATGTAAAAAATTGGGATATAATTCacctaacataaaattcaccattttaaagtatacagttttaTGGTTTTCAATATATTCACTAAGCTGTACAGCAATCACCAttatttaattccagaacatttccatcaccgcccccccgcccctcccccccgccaaaaGAATCCTCATAACCTGCTAGAAGTCAGACCCAATTCTCCCTCTCTCTACCCTCtgataaccacaagtctgttttctgtttctatagatttacctattctggaaatttcacataaatggagttatacaatatatggccttttgcatctggcttctttcacttagcataatgttttcaacgttcatccatgttgtggcatatatcggtacttcatttcttttttttttttagatgttgggggtaggagtttattaattaatttatttatttttgctgtgttgggtcttcgtttctgtgcgagggctttctctagttgtggcaagcgggggctactcttcatcgcggtgcgcgggcctctcaccatcgcagCCTctcgttgtggggcacaggctccagacgcgcaggctcagtagttgtggctcacgggcctagttgctctgtggcatgtgggatcctcccagatcagggctcaaacccatgtcccctgcattagcaggcagattctcaaccactgcgccaccagggaagccccggtaatttatttctttttattgctgaataatatttcatattttgtttatatattggccaattgatggatatttgggttgttttcactttttggctatttatGAAcaatggtgctatgaacatttgtgtacaagtttttgttaaAGTCCAGTAATTATCTTAGAATGTGTCTTGTTGTTGGTTGTGCTGGGTCAGTATTCTCAGATATGCAGTTTGTTTGTTGAAAGTGTGGATTAAAATCTTTGTATTTCAGGACAGTTTTCTTGAATTacagtttttagtgtttgttctGTTTCCCTTGCTTTGATCTTCTTATTCAGGGACTCCTGTTGTCCGCATGTTGGTTATTCTTTGcctatattcagtattttttcactttctcttgaatcattttgatctctttcttaaatttttagttaaaaattttacttcttttttgtttcatagGTCCTTAAAGGCATTTTTTTGATCATGTGTATTTACTCTTGTTCCCTCTAATTTAATCTTCCTTgcagaaatgatttttaatttctaattctttctgatctttttcaccttatttctgaggttttttaaagttttaatttattttaatttttctgatatttatatatttatttatttatttaagagaaGTCAGTTCAGTATTTAAGTGCCTTATTCAGTCTCTAATTCTGATTCCTATTCTTTCATGCCTTATACCATTTTGTTAATGTCTTGTAGCTCATTTTGAAGTAGTAAGTTAtgattttcatctgttttgtggGCATGTCTTTctgtcattctttcatttataggCGTCCATTCTGTTCCTTAGTCTCTATTTCCTTATGTTTGTATGGGATTTGACCACCCTACTTTTCTGTTGCTTATTTTTATGAAAGGTTACTTtacctgaactttttttttttgcggtacgcgggcctttcactgttgtggcctctcccgttgcggagcacaggctctggacgtgcaggctcagcggccatggctcacgggcccagccgctccgcggcatgtgggatcttcccggaccggggcacgaacccgtgtcccctgcatcggcaggcagactcccaacgactgcaccaccagggaagcccaattttgtATATACTTTAGAGCCTTGTACATTACTCTTAAGTTTGGAAGAGTCCCTTCTAACTCTTATACTTCCATTCTGAAGGCAGTTCCTCTGGAGTCTGAGCTTTGGGGGCATGGTGGTAAGATAAAAAGATTTTGGGACTCAGTATCAATCAGAAGAGCTTGATTGAGTCCTTGGTGTCCCCTACTTGGTAGCTGACtggccttaggcaagtcatttaagaCTTTCTGAATTAGATGAGTTTCTGTAAttgaaatgaggataatgaaCCTCAGGTAAGGTAATTTATAGTTTAACTGTATCAACAATGACCTTGTAGAAAGAGCTTGGGCTTTAGAGTTATATAGACAGATAGTAATGAGTTGGAATTTTGGTTTTGTAACTATGTGTCTTTTGACAAATTACTTCTAATctcttagttttctcttttgaaaaggaTAATCTTTACACTGCAGTGTTGTAAGGATTGGAGTTCTATAGTTCTATGTATAAATAAAGTACCAAACACGGTTCTTGACATTTtactaggtgctcaatagatTAATGATAGTGGTGTTTGTTTGTCTACCACTATTCCCAAACTTAGTATTTAGGTCCCTGGAGAAATGGGATTTTCCCCCCCATCTTGGTAAAAGTTCTGGCTTCTTTGTCCTAGGTCAAACTCTTCTGCATCAGCTGTGTGAATCACTGACTGTTTTGAAGATCCCTTAGTGTTTGGCTGCAGGAGCCATTAGTCAGTTCTCAGTACTGTGTTTGAGTCTACATCTCAGTTGGCTTATTTCAGTCTCTTTTCTTTCAGTGATCTCTCTCAGGGTTGTTTATTGGGAGCAGGGACAGatcagtttagattttttttggggggggcatcTTCTAGCTATCCCTGTATATCTACAATTTTactaaacaattcttttttttttttcataatggcGTGCCATGGTGGGTCATTTATCACTCAGTGTCCTGGCCTCTCAGTGGacccttttactttttattattttatttttttggttgcgccacatgacttgtgagatcttagtcccacaccagggattgaacccaggcccctggcagtgagagctccaagtcctaaccactggaccattaGGGAATTCCCACTAAACAATTCTTTTATTACATCTTTAACCAGACCAAATCACCCCAAGTGTTACCTACTCCTTTCCTTTATCAGAGATCTCAGAGGGTTTGTGTTACAGTAATAGAAACTGACAGTGACTGTGTACTGTATATGTGCTGTGTATATTActtaaatatcaaatatatgaGCTTGATATCGTTATCTCCTTATGGTTgaggaaacaagctcagagagtttaagtgacttgcccatgaCCGCATACTTGTAAGATGCTTATTGGAATCCTAGCTCAGATCTATCTGAGACCAAATCTTATGGTCTTTCTTAGGACTTCTACTGGGATTACCAAGAGACCTTGTGAGATCTTCATATTTGTGTCTATTTGGAGTTAGTTATTGTTATCTCTCTGGTTGAGATGTTTACCCAGAGATTCCTTCATACGGTAGTAAAGTAACTTACAATAGTTGACTCTGTATAATTTGGAGTATCTCTGGTAGAAGAGTGTTCTGGAGAGAAGGCCAGGGTAAGTGACAAatactctctcctttcctttttcctcttcaatcCCTTGGGAGAAGGCCTTTGAAAATTACTGTAAGATCTTTTATGTGGGAATGCCTTGTCCTCTTTGATATAAcattgcattaaaaatatttcatttatgaaaaaGTCTTTTCGGACCCCAAAACATCCCTGGACTGCATTTTCTTTCATACTGAATTCTGTGCCCTAGAGATAGGCACTACCTATTCCTCTTCCAGTTTAAGAACAATTAGTcactattttattactttttatttgagaaattaaaataatactattaGCTTATCTTATAAGAAGGAATTTCTTTCTaatgttttgtcatttttgtttctaatcttatttaaaaagaaataaaacactgtggctcttattttttatttttgtaacttaaaaaaaatgtttatttatttatttatttaggctgtgtcgggtcttagttgtggcacgcggggtcttCATTCTGGCACGTGGAATccttttgttgtggcatgcagactcttagttgtggcatgtgaagtcttagttgtggcatgcatgcgggatctagttccctgaccagggattgaacctgggccccctgcattgggagcacggagtgttactcactggaccaccagggaagtccccaaacactgtggcttttaaaaatacaagtatttacatgtttttaaaagaataatcttaaaaatacaggtaagtcaaaaaacaaaagaaaaatcaccccTAGTCTCAGGACTCATATAAATAACTACTGTTATATTGTTTACTATTTTAACAGACTTCAGCCCGTGTAACCTGTAAGCCACAGACATCTTGGACAGTTTTAATCATTAATAACGAAGTATATCATTAAGCAACAGTGGGGTATCTTGAAAGAGTTGGAAGACTCATCATGAGTTTGAACACTTCAAATAATGCCCCTGGTGATATCCAAAGGTAAGCCTCCAGTCTCTTCTTCTAGTTGAGGAATGCTTTTggttgcagggagcagggagaaATACGTGGTTGGAGAGGCTGATTTTAAGAATTCTCACGGGATGGTAAGGGAAGTGGAAATTTCATGGGACTGGAGGAGCAGGAATGATGCCTCATAGAAACCAGAACTGGGTCTGGAGACTCTGTGTGGCTCTTTATGCTCCTTTGTTAACTCAGTGTGCAAAAGTCAGTGTCTGTACTTTCTCCACTCCCTAGAGACTTGATTATTCTTTTCCACTTCTctaaatcttttcttctgcttattcaTTATTACTTGGCTTGCCACAATCTGTGTTGCTGTGTTTCCTCTTATTTCCTCATTGCCCCAACTCTGATTCATCACTCTACTTaagtgttctgttagtttcagctCATTTTGCTAACTGCCTCTTTtcttggagtttacattctaagaATTGCTGTTGCTCATCTTTTTTGTACCATTCATATATGCCTTTGGGTGAGGTGCCTACCTTTGGTTTATTCATATCTCATGTGAATAATATAAAAACTCTGAGTCCATAATACGAAATGGAGCCATTTCGGAGAGTGCAGCTCAAAGTGTAGTTTACGAAGAAATAAGTACAGAAATTGAAAGCAAgtgtttagaaacttttataatCATGTAAcatagtaattttctgtttgttgaatctaataataaaacacttagaattgaattttatctgtttttaaattttcttttttacttatcgcttttaaatatattttacagaagcaatgggagtggggtggggatagTCCTTGCTCACATTTAGTTTGAGAAGAACTGATCTTGAGCACCTTTTCAGCAAGGATGTGTGGGTGGGGTGAGTACCGTGACTAACATGTACTTTGCTTTATAAATAGGATTTGCTTTGTAAACGTTTCCCACCTGTCCTTAGGAGCTACCTGAAATCCTTTCTGGAGCAAGACagagaataaatgagtaaaatattaaaatttttctttactaaaattttatcttaaaaagaattttttcttttatcagatGTTTCAGGGGTTAAGAGTGAGGTCTCATCAGCTGGTTCTCCACCACTGTGGTGAGGAAGATGGTTCAAAAACTGCTAAAGAGAGTGTTTTAAGGTTCCTTCTTGCTCTGATATCCTAtcttatatatgtgcatatgtatatatgcacatagatatgtgtattttaatgCAGATAATGCATGtgtttttagaataatttaaaaaatacaaatgaataaaacaatgaaactgCTTATAATCCTACCACTTAGAGTTAACTACTGACAGTATTTTGGTATTTACTTGCCCAGACCTTTTCTTTtgaacatataaatacatattttaaaaattagaataatattttacattatttagtATCTTGCTTTGTCAATTTTGGGGGGAACATCTTGCCAAATTAATATACATCTGtcataatttttaatggttaaatTACCCTTCAGACTTCTAGAATCTGGACCGATGAAGTTATTTAAACTCTGCTATTTACCAcaaatttactttctgtttctatagatttgccttttttgAACAATTCATATAACTGgggtcatacaatatgtggtcatttgtgtctggcttcttttcagTAGGCATGTTCTTCAGATTTATTATGTTGTAACGTGTcagtattttgtttcttcttattgctgaatattattccattttatggatatatacattttagttaaccattcaccagttgatggacatttgggttgtttccacattttgcctattatgaataatgctgctataaacacttgtgtgcaagtctttgtgtagacattttatttctcttgggtagattcTTAGGAGCACCATTACTTCATCATATagtaaatttatgttaaaatttttaagaaactgccaaattgtatTCTAAAGtgactgaaccattttacatttccaccagcagtgtataagggttTTATACatttccacatcctccccaacactttttgttttctgactttCTGATTATAGCCATTCCAGTGAGAGTAAAGTAGTATgtcattgtgattttattttgtgttttcctagTGAgcaatgatgttgaacatctttgcatgtgcttttttTGGCCGTTTGTGTATCTTCATTGGTGAAAAgcctattcagatcttttgcctgattttaaattgagttattcaTCTTTTTGTTATCGAGCttcaagagttctttatatattctaggggcttccctggtggcacagtggttaagaatctgcctgccaatgcaggggatacgggttcgagccctggtctgggaagatcccacatgccatgaagcaactaagccggtgtgccacaactactgaagcccacgtgcctggagcccatgctcctcaacaagagaagccactgcaatgagaagcccgcgcactgcaatgaagagtagcgcctgctcaccacaactagagaaaagcccgtgcgcagcaatgacgacccaacacagccaaaaataaaaaaataaataaaataaatttattttaaaaaaagagttctttatgtattctggatacaaatcctttatcagatatgtaatttgcaaatatcttttcccatttgttggcttgacttcattttcttgataatgtcttttgaagtgtaaaagttattaatttttatgaagttcaattctttttctttatggattgtgcttttggtttcatatctaagaaattttgCACAActtaaggtcatgaagatttttctcaagtttttttctagaatttttataattttagttcttacatttaggtccggGCTCCATTTTAAGTTACTTTGtagtatatggtgtgaggtaaatTTATCTTTTTGCCTGTGGAGATCAGTTGttttagcaccatttgttgataagactatcttttccccattgactTTTCTtgacacctttgttgaaaatgaaTTGACTGTATATATATGACTTTATTTCTGTGGTCTCAATTCTGGTACACTGATCTACGTGTTTATTCTTAATTCAAAttctacactgttttgattactgtagctttatggtaagTTTTGAATTTAGAAGGTGCAAGTCCTCCCATTAGtttttcttaaagattattttggtttttctgaGTCCTTTGCTTTTCCGTATAATTTTTAGggtcagcttgtcaatttctacaaaaaaagcctgctgggattttggtaGGCAAtatgttaaatctgtagatcaatttggggaaagtGGCCATCTTAAAATACTAGTCTTCAAATACATAAATGTGAATGtggaatgtcttttcatttacttaggtcttcaATTTAGTTCAACAATAATTTATGCTTTTCAGTGTAGAAGTCTTgaacattttttgttaaatttaatcctaaatctattttatttacttgatgctattataagtggaattattttttaaatttcagttttggattatttatttctAGTGTTTAGAAAtgtgattggtttttttttttttgtggtttgcgggcctccctctgctgtggcctctcccgtcacggagcacaggctccggacgcgcaggcccagcggccatggctcacgggcccagccgctccgcggcacgtgggatcctcccagaccggggcgcgaacccgtatcctctgcatcggcaggcggacgtgcaaccactgcgccaccagggaagggaagcccctgtgattggtttttgcatattgatcttatattctgtgaccttgctgaaattattttttagttctagtCTTTTTGCTTCTTAATGGATTTCTTAGGATAATCTTACAGGATCATGTTCTTTGCACTTAAAGACAGTTGTACTTCTACCCTTCCAGTatatgtgccttttatttcttttccttttttttttttttttttttcctgattgcaCTGTCTAGAACCTCCAATACAGTCTTGAATAGAAGTATTACTAGctgacatctttgttttgttcccagtcttaggggaagctttcagtgtttcaccattaagTTTGATGCTACTTTTTGGCAGTTTTTCATAGAGGCCCTTTATCAGAACAATGAAATTTCCttgtattcctagtttgttgagagttatttttaattttttaaaatcatgaatgggtgttggattttgtcaaatactttttctgtatctgttgagatgatcatatagttttcatCCTTTGTTTTAGTAAAATGGTATATTACATCACTTGAGTTTCAGACATTATACCAATTTTCTATTTTGGGGATAAATCCCAATTAATCATGTTGTaatttaattctttcaaaatgttgctggatttggtttgctaatgttttgttgaggatt includes these proteins:
- the LOC114486823 gene encoding uncharacterized protein translates to MLQEDLPPGGRRGPAQGAGAPIPFLSTPPRPNLSPPKPHTRWLPQGSPVIQTPHPRPLGQLRISKAERGPGRPRGQSKNCWNTTDSRTQGGGIKSTGGNKRETSPRETVFTTATSGDSTSLADLRRLSLAAAPPEPGRPLSSRLRQPAAPGYALGERRAPIGRSGPAKLRGFAGRRSAHALLLGSGALATARGPAPGAGLPHFYPRLRILRPTFQCGGLSVRFPGHRPRIPREPTEKTLVIRTFAVADASHPPPPPVQILNIFTS